In Amblyraja radiata isolate CabotCenter1 chromosome 10, sAmbRad1.1.pri, whole genome shotgun sequence, one DNA window encodes the following:
- the tmem275 gene encoding transmembrane protein 275, translating into MMFTDKNSTTVPQKPGQKKTRPQGLPSPALCCACGLCIMLAGINITLVGAFAFGTFLPVNNPPIIIGPILLVVAFTFFAACCICSRRPPAHGQRKSKPGSNIGIIKPGHGTFEIETSEHTVQDTTAVQLSPTNSPVSSKKSTPVHENSKTCKLFTMDGNNPGAKYTPGTEAIQLNLPQDLDSSS; encoded by the coding sequence ATGATGTTTACTGACAAAAACAGCACTACAGTCCCTCAGAAGCCTGGCCAGAAGAAGACAAGGCCGCAGGGTCTACCGTCTCCCGCTCTGTGTTGTGCCTGTGGCCTCTGCATCATGTTGGCAGGGATCAACATTACTCTTGTGGGGGCCTTCGCCTTCGGCACCTTCTTGCCAGTGAACAATCCCCCCATTATCATCGGGCCTATTCTGCTGGTGGTTGCTTTCACCTTTTTTgcggcctgctgtatctgcagtcGGAGACCTCCCGCTCATGGTCAGAGGAAGTCCAAGCCTGGTTCCAATATTGGCATCATCAAGCCTGGTCACGGTACGTTCGAGATTGAGACGAGTGAGCATACGGTGCAAGATACAACTGCAGTCCAGCTCAGTCCGACAAACTCACCGGTGTCTTCTAAGAAATCTACCCCAGTCCATGAAAACTCAAAGACATGTAAACTCTTTACTATGGATGGCAACAATCCTGGAGCCAAGTATACACCTGGAACTGAGGCAATACAACTGAACCTACCCCAGGACTTGGATTCATCCTCATAG